The following coding sequences lie in one Fusobacterium simiae genomic window:
- a CDS encoding GIY-YIG nuclease family protein yields the protein MIKFTDFIKDFTDGKESKIKCKFHMSADFLELKKSPYDCLMEDDIDWQNLNNYRNEKGKSSKLDGYDYLISFVQYNIYGRNFFVFGGIYEVKIANTNYYGKGGYDISLFPKFKEYRKRLVIKLTENLGINFELTYEKVKEKNIEIFELFPDIASEKFNGYQNVSLMYKDLKIALNVPAWIVALKNVKAVYVITDISNGNLYIGSACGNGGLFSRWSEYIYNLTGGNKEFEEIVNKYGEDYIKKNFKYSILEIFDTKTKQEYILERENYWKNVFETKNKGMNKN from the coding sequence ATGATTAAATTTACTGATTTTATTAAGGATTTTACAGATGGAAAAGAAAGTAAGATAAAATGTAAGTTTCATATGAGTGCTGATTTTCTAGAACTAAAAAAATCACCATATGATTGTTTAATGGAAGATGATATAGATTGGCAAAATTTAAATAATTATAGAAATGAGAAAGGAAAATCAAGTAAACTTGATGGATATGATTATTTAATAAGTTTTGTTCAATATAATATTTATGGTAGAAATTTTTTTGTTTTTGGAGGAATATATGAAGTGAAGATAGCAAATACTAATTATTATGGTAAAGGTGGATATGATATTAGTCTTTTTCCTAAATTTAAAGAATATAGAAAAAGGTTAGTAATAAAATTAACAGAAAATTTAGGAATAAATTTTGAGTTAACATATGAGAAAGTTAAAGAAAAAAATATTGAAATTTTTGAACTTTTTCCAGATATAGCCTCAGAAAAATTCAATGGTTATCAAAATGTAAGTCTTATGTACAAGGATTTAAAGATAGCCTTAAATGTTCCTGCTTGGATAGTTGCACTAAAAAATGTAAAAGCTGTTTATGTTATTACAGATATATCCAATGGAAATCTATACATAGGTTCTGCTTGTGGAAATGGTGGGTTATTTAGTAGATGGAGTGAGTATATATATAATTTAACTGGTGGAAATAAAGAATTTGAAGAGATTGTAAATAAATATGGAGAAGATTACATTAAGAAAAATTTTAAATATTCTATACTTGAAATTTTTGATACTAAGACAAAACAAGAATATATATTAGAAAGAGAAAATTATTGGAAAAATGTTTTTGAAACTAAAAACAAAGGAATGAATAAAAATTAG